DNA sequence from the Salvia splendens isolate huo1 chromosome 19, SspV2, whole genome shotgun sequence genome:
cggaaggggatagcaatctttgggacagtgcttatttagatcggtgaaatctatgcacatccgccatcctccttcctttttcttgatcatgacaggattggccacccacgaaggatacttcacttcgaataacacatccgccttcaataattgacggacttcgtcatggatgacttgacttcgttctgccgcaaagagtctttgcttctgttttatcggccggaccgaaggatcaatatttaaacgatgagtgattacctcggggggcactccggtcatgtccaacggagaccatgcaaagacgtctttgtactccttgaggagctggatggtttttttcccgaagtagaggcgttcccgcgaagccgatcttaaccgttctggatggatcgtcttcgtacagctgaactgtcatcgagttcggctccggtatgacttcggtcatcgcctctgactccggctgctgtgattgctatgcttggtggtgccgatctgactgctcggcacttctaagcgcaatttgcaggcattcctttgctcttttttggtcccctcggatgaccgctatccctcctttagtagggatcttgatggtgaggtgataggtggagcaaacggcccgaactgtgttgagccagtctcttcccaggatgacgttgtacggggaccgagcttttaccacgaaaaactcaatcatcgtactggagctagtaggcgctttccccaccgtgatcggaaggctgataataccttcagggcgggtgtcctcctgggcgaagctcttcaggggaagcggagccgggctgagccgagctgggtccacttctagtttgtcgaagcactctttaaaaagaatgctgactgacgctcctgtatccacaaacaccctgtggatcagtttgtttgccactccggcttggatgacaatggcgtcttggtgaggagagatggccgggacgggatcagcatccgagaacgtaatcacttcgtcctgcttcagccttttatgcgttggctcctctcgattggagcccctgcgctctgacttcagggacgacttggtcttcccggcagggagagcgtcaatagtcaggattactccatcatattgcggctcgtcatcgtcttcgggatccggctgccttttcggatcctgaggagcgcagttcgcacctctctgcttcttattcttctttgactgcttgctttggtattttttcaatgtccctgccctcacaagaacatcgatacctgcagccaagtttctgcactcctcggtatcgtgaccgtggtcttgatggtaggagcagtagttatcctggggtcggcgcgcggcagatttcgtcatccgctttggcttttcgaacaggtcggagtgtagttcgaaaatttccgctctcggcttgttcagcggtacgaactgagcgggcggcttctcgggattgagacggggtcccaatctgtcttgcaccggagtcctttgaatcctttcaaaaggagttcggcgaggatgtccctgatcgccaaaaggagttcggcgaggatgtccctgatcgctatgatcgggcttcctcctgtctcctcgggacgatgagctgtctaacgaccgtttgcgacggtctgcctcatcggctcgggagtactggtccgcaatgtcccacatttcctgagctgtctgcggaccgcactcaacgagcttcctgtagagagctccgggcaggattccattttggaatgccgagatgacaagcagatcgttgagatcgtccacttgcaggcattccttgtggaatcttgtcataaagtcgctgattttttcgtcgcgaccttgacgaatggaaagcagctgagccgaagtgattcgggcttccgctttctgaaagaacctcctgtggaaggcatccattagatctcggtaagatctgatgctgccctgggggaggctatcgaaccaccttctcgcgttcccgatgagcagctcgggaaatagcttgcacatgtggacctcgttgagaccctggttcgccatgttatattgatagcgccccaggaaatcgtgagggtccacgagcccgtcgtaagtcatcgacggagttcggtagttctgtggtaggggagttcgggtgatgtcgtccgagaacggagtcttcagtgctccgtacacggcgaatccgatatctcgtcggtatggaggagattgagttctcctgtgattccggtaccgaggaagatcaggaatatgtcggggttgaggattcttcttcctggaagacacggcactactgcggtagtgactttcatgtctggatgaggaaggagaatcctccgttttcgtcttcggctcttggctcttttgcaggaaggctaagaactcatcctgcttctcagccaagaacagcttgacagcctcattcagatcaggctgctgggaagactcagtgggacgatttttggagcggcctgttccttcgccatgagaactggtggtggatttatccctaggctgttttccagacctatgggatggattggcttcctccgggttctcacgggcaggaatgcgggtattctgcgatctggtatgcattttttgggtggaaaaaatggatcaaaaattcgctttatcacaaattttgttcttcgtttcccacagacggcgccagtgatgattccgcgaattattgatgatgataaatgctcgtgaaaataaatcacgacacagagaatttaacgtggttcgatttactgaggtaaatctacgtccacggggagaaatgggggcaggtttgtattgcttgatctgccaaatacagcttacaacacagacttgctatatgattgtttctctagagagattctaacctcttctatcagatctaagttctatttatataatgaactcagatcatggcttgcgtcaccaccctaagtcgtggatgtcgtgtaggttatggcctaagatcgtgggtgaagcgtaggtcatggcctacgatcgtggcctgaactgacatcacgtggtagtgggtgtgttggacatccggtatgggtccactaactccttgttcggtcgaataccgagaccgaactgctttggttgccgatctgagagtagagcttgatgccgacctgagagcagagcttgattggttggcttttaccgagctgtaggctgaggccgaactctttggtaatgccgaactgaactcttgggctttgggctggccgagctgtcactgctattgggcttgtttagtacgtaccccatcatgtATGTTATTGATAAAACTATTTTTGAAGAATTGGTTGTTTTTCTGAAGATATGAGTATGTTTTTTAGTTATGTATGTTAATGTTGCAGTAAGGCTAGTCAAAGATCCTAGGACCCAAAGGCCTAAAGGTTTCGGTTTTATCAAATATGCACGTGAGATAGATGCTAAAAATGCACTCAAAGCTATGAATGGCAGGGTAATCGCCCTTTTGCTAAGTGTTGTTATGCTCCATATGATTTTTGTCTCATCTTTTGAATTGCATTCTTGTTTTTTGAATTACTTTTGTTCATGTGGGCGATGGTGTATTATAGATTGTAGTCTTGTTCTCCCTTGGTTCAACCAAAGTTTCATCAATGTTATTTTAGATTATTCTCCTTTTATATGGTGGCGTAGACCATGAACTGGTTCTTAAAAATGACGTGGCTTTAGGAACAAAATGAAGTATGTCCTTTACATGTATGATTGGCGTTCTTGATCTCTGCTTTCAGTTTTCTCGTCTTTCGTAGTTTTGATGTTTCATGATCTTTGGCAACTGGCAAGTATTGAAGTTGTTAAAGTATATTCTTAGTGTTCATGTAGACGACGGTGATTAAATCTAGGACTTGCGAATGTGCTCCTCTCAATTTCTCCAATCTTCATGAAACTGCATCAATAATATCTGTGTGGAATTACCTTATCTGATTCGTCCAGTTGTGTGGAACTGCAGGTAGTGAATAGCAGGTTGATTTTTGTAGAATTAGCAAAAACCACAAAACCCGCGGAAACATCTTCCTGATTGCATGATAATTTCTTCGACACAGTTTTGGAGACAAGTATACTGACATAGATACCTGAATCAACATGGGAGAACTCTTGGCATTTTCTCAGTCGACTTTGCTGTTACTACCCCGGTCACCGCTCTGCTCTTCAAGGAATCATCATCTTTTCACCTGTTTCAGCCGGTCATCGCTATCAGTAACTACACCCATCACTCACCTGTCTAACGGTGGGCGGAACCAGTGTTCTTGGAGGACTGTGGTTGGAGTCGTTTCAGACTCCAAGGTGCCTACCACCTTTACAGTTGATTCAGCTGGGGAAGGCGTTGATATTCTACCCGACTCTGGTGACAGCattggtggaggtggtggcagcggtggtggtggaggtggtggcaATGACGGTGATAATGGAGATGGGCAAAATGAAGATCAAAGCCATGAGAAAAAGGGAGGCATGTCGATGTCCCAGAAACTGACACTAGGCTACGCTGCTTTAGTTGGATTTGGTGGAGCAATGGGATATCTCAAGGGTGGAAGCCAGAAGTCACTAATTGCGGGTGGAGTGTCAGCTTCAGTGCTGCTTTTTGTCTATGCCATGCTTCCATCAAACCCTTTTCTCGCATCTTCAGTCGGTCTTCTTCTCTCCGCTTCTCTTCTTGGAGTGATGGGACTGCGTTTCAAGAAGTCAGGGAAGATCTTTCCAACTGGCGTGGTCTCTTTTGTTTCGCTAGTCATGACTGGGGGCTATTTCCATGGAATTCTTCGTGGCCTACACTGATCCACAAGGCCGTTGGCTTTTCGCCTCAACAAGCAGCAGCGAATATCATGTGTTGTTGGATGAAACTCTGCCTTTTTGTTATGTAAAACTCAATGTTGCTGCATTACGTCCAACTGAATCATCTCTCCCTTGCAATAATTTATCTTAAAACTAAAAGACTATTTATATAGcctttaattattcaatttttaatctgGAATTGATTTCTCCGAATGAATTTCATAGTATTTCCTTTCTCaacaaatactactatatattttatatacaaaGATTCCATCTGACAAACTATTACCTCTTACTAGAGGAGGGCCTTAGGGATAACAAAAAGTAGTCCAAAGAATTATTTATTTGAGCGGTTTGTGTTTTTACGCTACTCAATAGAGATAAATTGAGGCTCTCAACTGCAAAATGACTAAAGTGTGGAAAGTGCTGGGCGCTTAAGCTGTGGACTCCTTCAGGTATGCGATGAGATCTGCACGGTCCTGAGGCTTCTTCAATCCTGGGAAAACCATCTTAGTGCCGGGGATATACTGCAGGGACAAGATGAAAGAGATATCAGATATAAAAAGATGACTCAAGTTGTGTATGAGAAGGGCAATGCTAGTTTAGTCAAAAGGAAAGATGAAGAAGTCAACCCCTAAGGTTTCGAATGCGAATTCTCATTCTGTTTAGGCCTTAGTTTGCATTGCTTAGCTGAATTCATGAAGGAACACTTGACTAACAAACAACAGGTATCACAAAACAGGAAACCCCAAGTGACCATATGGATAGCAAGATGCATTAGTCAAAAGaagacaaaaacaaaacaagaaaaaagtTTGTCCAAAATGAAGGAAACCAATGAAAAGATATGGTTTTTTACACGGATATTAACAAAACAACATCATAGAATAACCAAACAAAGTCACCTTCTTGGGATTCAACAAGTAATCATAGAGAGTCTTCTCTTCCCAAATGACAGCCATGTTCTTGTTAGCAGCAGAGTAGGAGTAACCAGCTGTAGTTCCAGATTGCCTTCCGAAGAGACCATTCAGGTTAGGCCCTGCAAATTGAAGCCTTTTAATCCAGCATCCAAAAGAGAACAAACAAGATTTCCAGATTATTATTCATGCTATAGCTCAAGCCCGAGGCTGCCGGCATCATTAGTTTATCAATCTTCGAGCTAAAACCTTTTAAAGAAGACAGCCTACAGGTCTTAGAAATGCTACATTTAGTGAGCATAATGTAGCAATAACAGCAGACAAACCAAACTACAAAAAACAAAAGATTTTCAGTTTACAATCATCCTAAAATATGTACTCCGAAGTAAAATTGTATCTATGTTACAGCTAATTTATTGATGTTTTCTAGATTCCAACTAACTTCACATAGTAGGAGTCCCAATAGCTAGCTCAAAATAGGAATTCAACACAAGATATCTCCAAACCCAACCAAAGAAACAGTAACAATATATACAACAAACAAGAAAAATGTGATGAGATGTAGAAATCGGAGAATACCTTGTTTGTGGCCAGCTCCTTTATCGACGGTGTGGCACTGAGCGCACTTGGTCTTGAAAATCTTCTCTCCGACGGCCTTGTTTCCAGGCGGCGCTTCCTCAAACGACGCCATCTCGATTCAGATTTTTTTCGCTAGAATTGAGAG
Encoded proteins:
- the LOC121778657 gene encoding protein FATTY ACID EXPORT 2, chloroplastic-like; this encodes MGELLAFSQSTLLLLPRSPLCSSRNHHLFTCFSRSSLSVTTPITHLSNGGRNQCSWRTVVGVVSDSKVPTTFTVDSAGEGVDILPDSGDSIGGGGGSGGGGGGGNDGDNGDGQNEDQSHEKKGGMSMSQKLTLGYAALVGFGGAMGYLKGGSQKSLIAGGVSASVLLFVYAMLPSNPFLASSVGLLLSASLLGVMGLRFKKSGKIFPTGVVSFVSLVMTGGYFHGILRGLH
- the LOC121778658 gene encoding cytochrome c-like, encoding MASFEEAPPGNKAVGEKIFKTKCAQCHTVDKGAGHKQGPNLNGLFGRQSGTTAGYSYSAANKNMAVIWEEKTLYDYLLNPKKYIPGTKMVFPGLKKPQDRADLIAYLKESTA